The genomic DNA GATAGCGGTTATCCCGTTTTGGCAGCTCCACACCGATCTCAAGAAGCCCAAGTGCTGCTGGGACAGCTTGCCGTTGGTGCGGCCCGTACCCTGAACCTAGCATCAGCCGATACCTTGATCGCCCAAGAAGCGGTGATTTGTTCCTGATGCGGCGGATTTGGATGGAAAAGACCGCTATCGTTTTGTTGCAGGTTACGTCTGAATCATGAATCCCTTGTCAGGATGTTAAAGGGGTATTGATCGGCCCTTGCCCTACGGCAGACCCATACGATATCTCTTTGAGCTAGACCGTCCCTTAGCTTTTCTGACGCGATCGCGCTCAATGCAAACGTTACGGAGTTTTTTGCTATGACCCCCCCCCTCCTGCATCCCGATGACTCCTCGCCTCAGGATCCTTCATCTCTAGACCAACTCTTACATCGGCAACTACGTCAGTCCGTGTCTCGCTATTTCTATGAATCCTGTGATGGGGTGATGCAGGCCTTGCTGTTAAGCTGCCAGTGGCAAATCACCACCACCGTCGATGCGTTGACCCTCGTCATCCACTGTCCCAACCCCGCTACCCATAACAGGGTGTTGAACTACTTGCCGTCCCTGGCCCGCTATCTAGCCCGCTTTGGCAACACGGCCCGCATCCACATTGGCTCAGCGGACAGCAATGCTCCTTCGTTGGATATTCAAGTCGATGATTACTCGTTAACGGAGTGAGCTGGTCGAAGCTGGCGTTGGTGAGGTCTAAGGGGGTGGGTTTCGACTCCGCTCAACCCTCGTCTCAGTGAAGCTACGTTGCCGGGTTTCGACGTTACTCAACCCTCGTCTCATCAGGATTTGAGCCTTTTGACGTTGCTCCATGCTCGCCAATCGTTAGGTTCTTCCACTTATCCCTGTTGACCACAACCGATCCTGTCTTGTAGCGTTAGGGCAAGTTTGTCGGCCAAACCCGCGACCCAAGCTTCATCCTGGGCGGTGTAGCTACGGGGAACATTGGCTCCGAGGATGATCACACCGCGATCGCCTAGGGGTTGGCAGATCACCCCTTGGGTATTGTCAGGCAAGTAGTTGAATTCAATGCGTCCAGGGTAAAGATCCAGCTTCACCAAATACACTGGCTTCTGAGTGGTCAGCACCCGCTGCACAATGGTTCCCGGCGTTACCTGGGGAACCGTTCCCAAAATACCCCGTCGCAGGATCGTGTGGCCGTCGTAGTAAACCACCAGCGATCGCGTCACGGTGTTGGTGAGCAGCAGATGGGATGCCCAGGCTAGCTCGGTTTTAATGTCGTCTGGCAGTGTGGGATCCAGCTCAAATCCTTCCTCTCCCACCAGCTCGACCGCATCGGGCGATCGCGGCTGCACACGTTGCCACAGGAGACCGGTTAAGATCAACACCGCGCAGGCAATCACGCCCAGCACATCTGCCCTGGCCTGAGATTCTGTTAACACCGGAGTGACTAAGCGATTCACCATCAGCAGCGTGCCAGCCAAGCCGCCGACCCAAATGGGTAGACGACGCAATACTAAGGTTTGATCCGG from Candidatus Obscuribacterales bacterium includes the following:
- a CDS encoding cofactor assembly of complex C subunit B, with the protein product MTKPDQTLVLRRLPIWVGGLAGTLLMVNRLVTPVLTESQARADVLGVIACAVLILTGLLWQRVQPRSPDAVELVGEEGFELDPTLPDDIKTELAWASHLLLTNTVTRSLVVYYDGHTILRRGILGTVPQVTPGTIVQRVLTTQKPVYLVKLDLYPGRIEFNYLPDNTQGVICQPLGDRGVIILGANVPRSYTAQDEAWVAGLADKLALTLQDRIGCGQQG